In Sulfurimonas hongkongensis, a single genomic region encodes these proteins:
- a CDS encoding EAL domain-containing protein has protein sequence MSKKTTYKKITAKIILTTLFFTIGAAYIYSEYMKQSAISNLAQIDAKKSSRLVFETLYTGMQMGWNKEDLEKIIIRLNSIEESMRVNAYRSSLVDALYGEIEKDKVAIKSNPNLKKAMQGKEILDISSSELINYYYPIVAKAECLKCHVNAKRGDILGVINISFPTTNLKISLTQMINFFIVFIVVFSLIIFLAIFIELDTLLIKPIRNFSDMIKSITSSQDITKRVEVNDNIEELDSIKQIFNSMLDSIERQFYYDNLTSFQNRRRLTEVLELRLHSFLMIINIDSFQEINDLYGDDIGDMLLKEFAKFLKKLTPKEGNLYRLHADEFAYLCQKDVDLKEFVTFAELISEKISKKTFSLGSKAEVSLSATIGMSYGTDMLLVNADTALVVAKRKKKNFLLYNESMAMSKVYERNVIWTKKLKAAIDEDRVEPLFQPIVDVKTQKTIKYESLMRIVDKDGRYIAPIHFLELAKKNKLYHKLTKIMIEKTFDKFKKSPHLVSINISVEDILNRDIHNLILKKLATYGMGNRVVFEIIESEGIENFDEVIKFINEVKSYDAKVSIDDFGTGYSNFEYLMKLKVDYIKIDGSMIKNIDINKDSELITQTIVDFAKKMNIKTVAEFVYSKNVFDKVAELDVDFAQGYYFGEPSKYLEDES, from the coding sequence ATGTCCAAAAAAACAACCTATAAAAAAATCACTGCTAAAATAATACTTACAACACTTTTTTTTACTATAGGCGCGGCGTATATTTACAGTGAGTACATGAAACAAAGTGCCATCTCTAACTTAGCACAAATAGATGCCAAAAAAAGCAGTAGACTTGTTTTTGAAACACTCTATACTGGCATGCAAATGGGCTGGAACAAAGAGGATTTAGAAAAAATAATCATAAGACTAAACTCTATAGAAGAGAGCATGAGAGTAAATGCGTATAGATCTTCTTTAGTAGATGCTCTTTATGGAGAGATTGAAAAAGACAAAGTAGCCATCAAGTCAAATCCAAACCTTAAAAAGGCCATGCAAGGAAAGGAGATTTTAGACATCTCAAGCTCAGAGCTTATAAATTACTACTATCCCATAGTTGCTAAAGCTGAGTGTTTAAAGTGTCACGTAAATGCAAAAAGAGGAGATATTTTAGGAGTTATAAACATCTCTTTTCCCACGACTAACTTAAAGATATCACTTACGCAGATGATAAATTTTTTCATAGTCTTTATAGTTGTTTTTTCACTTATAATCTTTTTAGCAATCTTCATTGAGCTTGATACCCTTCTTATAAAACCCATAAGAAACTTCTCAGATATGATAAAAAGTATTACCTCATCTCAGGATATAACTAAGAGAGTTGAAGTAAATGACAATATAGAAGAACTTGACTCTATAAAGCAAATATTTAACTCTATGCTTGACTCTATTGAGCGTCAATTTTATTATGATAATTTAACATCTTTTCAAAATAGAAGAAGACTTACCGAGGTTTTAGAACTTAGACTTCACTCATTTTTGATGATCATAAATATAGACTCTTTTCAAGAGATAAATGACCTATATGGAGACGATATCGGAGATATGCTTCTAAAAGAGTTTGCTAAGTTCTTAAAAAAACTTACACCAAAAGAGGGTAATCTTTATAGACTACATGCAGATGAGTTTGCATATCTTTGTCAAAAGGATGTAGATTTAAAAGAGTTTGTAACTTTTGCAGAGCTTATAAGTGAAAAAATCTCAAAAAAAACATTCTCTCTTGGATCAAAAGCAGAGGTTAGCCTAAGTGCTACTATTGGAATGTCATACGGGACTGATATGCTTCTTGTAAATGCAGACACCGCTCTAGTTGTAGCAAAGAGAAAGAAAAAGAACTTTTTGCTCTACAATGAGTCTATGGCTATGTCAAAAGTTTATGAAAGAAATGTGATTTGGACCAAGAAACTAAAAGCTGCCATAGATGAAGATAGAGTTGAGCCTCTTTTTCAACCTATAGTAGATGTTAAAACTCAAAAAACAATAAAATATGAATCTCTCATGCGTATAGTTGATAAAGATGGTAGATATATAGCCCCTATTCACTTTTTAGAGCTTGCTAAAAAGAATAAGCTCTATCATAAGCTCACTAAAATTATGATAGAAAAAACATTTGATAAGTTTAAAAAATCCCCACATTTAGTATCTATAAATATCTCAGTAGAAGATATACTAAACAGAGATATTCATAATCTTATACTTAAAAAATTAGCTACATATGGGATGGGCAATAGAGTTGTTTTTGAAATTATTGAGTCTGAGGGTATTGAAAATTTTGATGAAGTTATCAAGTTTATCAACGAAGTCAAGTCTTATGATGCCAAAGTCTCTATTGATGATTTTGGAACGGGATATTCTAACTTTGAGTATCTTATGAAGTTAAAAGTTGACTACATCAAGATAGATGGTTCTATGATAAAAAATATAGATATAAACAAGGACTCGGAGCTCATCACCCAAACCATAGTAGACTTTGCCAAAAAGATGAATATAAAAACTGTAGCCGAGTTTGTTTACTCAAAAAATGTTTTTGATAAAGTAGCAGAGCTTGATGTTGATTTTGCACAAGGTTACTACTTTGGAGAACCTAGTAAATATTTAGAAGATGAGTCTTAA
- a CDS encoding DEAD/DEAH box helicase, whose product MSFEKLGLIEPLLQAIKELGYKEPTLVQKRAIPLVQAKSDIFATAQTGTGKTAAFALPILQKLRNAREDESKGIRAVILSPTRELSIQIHQDILNYSKYMNIKSAVIVGGKDIEAQRASLRRGVDIVVGTPGRFMELMESGMSLADIVVFVVDEADRMLDMGFSKEIRKIHLKLPKRHQSLLFSATYSDKVRKLSKQILTKPAFIETAKKNTTVETINQVAYLVDSDKKAQLLAYLIGSRNFPQVLVFTRTKASADELFVELKKDGLKCGIIHGDKTQANRLKTLTQFKEKKIKVLIATDIASRGLDIEELPYVINYELPSIPEDYVHRVGRTGRAGRDGEAISLLDIYEKYDIRDVERLIGQKIPQETVEGFEPDPTIRRKDQDELKLKSEHKKQEVKRDRKKAYIKPTSKKKKKKTTKRDAKG is encoded by the coding sequence ATGTCATTTGAAAAACTAGGACTTATAGAACCGCTTCTTCAAGCTATAAAAGAGTTAGGTTATAAAGAGCCAACTCTAGTACAAAAAAGAGCTATTCCTTTAGTACAAGCTAAGAGTGATATCTTTGCAACTGCACAAACTGGAACAGGAAAAACTGCAGCTTTTGCTTTGCCAATTTTGCAAAAACTAAGAAATGCAAGAGAGGATGAGAGCAAAGGTATAAGAGCAGTCATTCTCTCTCCTACTCGCGAACTCTCCATCCAGATACATCAAGATATACTAAACTACTCAAAATATATGAACATAAAGAGTGCAGTTATTGTTGGCGGAAAAGATATAGAAGCACAAAGAGCTTCGCTAAGAAGAGGGGTTGATATAGTTGTAGGAACTCCGGGGCGATTTATGGAACTTATGGAGAGTGGCATGAGTCTAGCAGATATTGTAGTTTTTGTAGTTGATGAAGCCGATAGAATGTTAGATATGGGCTTTTCAAAAGAGATAAGAAAAATCCACTTAAAACTTCCAAAGAGGCATCAAAGCCTACTTTTTTCAGCTACTTATAGTGATAAAGTAAGAAAACTCTCAAAACAGATACTTACAAAACCAGCATTTATAGAAACGGCCAAGAAAAACACTACGGTTGAGACTATAAATCAAGTAGCATATCTGGTAGATAGTGACAAAAAAGCCCAGCTTTTAGCATACTTAATAGGCTCAAGAAACTTTCCACAAGTTTTAGTCTTTACAAGAACAAAGGCGAGTGCTGATGAACTCTTTGTTGAGCTTAAAAAAGATGGTTTAAAGTGTGGAATCATTCATGGAGATAAAACTCAAGCAAACAGATTAAAAACACTCACACAGTTTAAAGAGAAAAAGATAAAAGTCCTCATAGCTACAGATATCGCATCTCGTGGGCTTGATATTGAAGAGCTTCCATATGTTATAAACTACGAACTTCCATCGATTCCAGAAGATTATGTTCACAGAGTCGGAAGAACGGGACGAGCTGGTCGTGATGGAGAGGCTATTTCGCTTTTAGATATTTACGAGAAGTATGATATACGAGATGTTGAGAGACTCATCGGTCAAAAAATACCACAAGAGACAGTAGAGGGTTTTGAGCCAGATCCAACCATCAGACGAAAAGATCAAGATGAGTTAAAACTCAAGAGTGAACATAAAAAACAAGAAGTTAAAAGAGATAGAAAAAAAGCATATATAAAACCAACTTCAAAGAAGAAGAAGAAAAAAACCACAAAAAGAGATGCTAAAGGTTAG